ttttttcccccatgaaGAGAAGAGCAGAAAAGTCACTTTTGACCTGTAGTTAGATACCAGTCTATTTGTTACCAGCACTCAGAGGTATTTTGTAATTATCGTCGatgctgttttggttttcttactCTCGGTGTTTGATACGATTTGCAGTTAAATGTAAGGCTTTTTATGTATGTCCTCAGAATCCTGTCCCGTTTTTAATACTGTTACACAGACGGACAGCACGGTGCTCTccttcacttaaaaaaaaaaaggaaaacatatatatatagatatatataaatataaatatagatTAATACTACTCTCCTCCTGTTGTGCTGCAgggttttattcttaaaaacaaaaaacatgatctTGGCTTTTCTGGCGGTCCGGCCTAACACCTGGAACTCTGTCCTCACCTGAAGGGGCTCCGCGGTGTATGTGCACGTAAGAGCAGCTTGTGGAAAGGGGACAAACACGCTCTTTGTGGATTTCAGTTTTGTCGTGCGATTTGGTCAAAAAGGCTCCTTTTTGGAAGAGAAACCCTCCAGCGTGCCACCCCCTGGTAGATTTCTTGGTCGATGATCTGTGAGAGCTCNNNNNNNNNNNNNNNNNNNNNNNNNNNNNNNNNNNNNNNNNNNNNNNNNNNNNNNNNNNNNNNNNNNNNNNNNNNNNNNNNNNNNNNNNNNNNNNNNNNNNNNNNNNNNNNNNNNNNNNNNGGGGGgcggggagggagggaggggggccTTTAGCTTTACGAGCCTCGACTCTCAGCATCTTCCTCATCTCACTAACGCCTCTGTTTCAGTACGTGTCactaaacaaaaaggaaggCTCGGTGTCCTTCGTCGGGATCCCTTTAACTGGTCCGAGGGGCCGAGGGACCTAAAGCTGGTGTCGTGATCTCTCCGATCGGTGAAGCCAGGGCAGGTTTGAGGTGCAATAATGGCAAACCTACTTTCCAAAACAccctgggtttttttttgttttgttttgttttgtttttttctttatggaaaaaaaaaaaaagaaacttgttaCTGTTTGATGTTGGTGCTTTTATCCTAAGATGTTATCAAGAAACAAATGGAATTagtgttttttctgcattttatgttttaataataaaaatgtttcatataaTATAACGTTCCGTTGCTGCCgttcagtttaattttcttaCTCTTTCGAAAATCTAAAGAAGCATCCTGACACCTCAGAAGCTGATTTTTCTGGGAAAAGTCAGGAACGTGACATCAGATTGCAAATATATGTTATAAATATATAACTCAATagatttactgatttatttaggCTACTAGCCCCCCAGGTTATTATTGTAACTTGCAGCCAATACACAAATAATGGATGGTTTTTGTCAGTCTCCACTGATAAGAGTTAATGATGTCCAAAAACGGCGGCGGGGGGGTTATTTATCTCCTGGGATACTCGGACAACTCAGTTCCTCGGAGACCTTGACTGTCTGCAAAACAAGGCTGCAAACTGTGAGAACGTGAAGGGAGTTGCATCttcaaaagaaacatgtttccCCTTCTGCTCGGAGAGGAGAACCCGTGCACGCTGATAGTTCGGCTcttatcaacatttttttttatggggGAAGTTTATCCAAGAGTTGGAGTTCACACACTTTCTTCCTCACACTGCAGTCAGACAATGGGAGCTCATTAAGAGGAAATGTGGCCATTATTAAATTAGGTGTCTTtaatctataacaactcttgtAGAGATTAAgctgattgatttattagtgtGTAATCTGACTGGAGAAACTGCTTGGCAACTGTCTGACAAAGACtggtgtttttaaacttttacattaagATCTTAACTCATTTCTTTCATGTATGTTAATGCTTTAATTACTTTGGTGTCTGGAAGGATTTAAAGGACTCCTCATCCTCCATCCTGAAGAAACctttatttatcttcttttcGCCCCCATTAGTCAGAAGTTAAGGTTTAATAGGTAAACAAATTACCACCTATTTACTTTTTGTGCCTTCCATCCTCTGCAATCCCAAGGACCTGTCCTGTCCTGCCCTTAGTGAGAAGGGAAGGTGGGAGGCGGTACGGCAAGCCCTTTGTATATTTATTCAGTCGCCTTGATACCGGTtgtcattttcagctgctgtttacaGCAATGTAGTCGCACATTTGGTTGCATTGGTTCAACGAACACTCATACtagtaaccttttttttttttttttgctcaactAGTTGGAGCAGAAGCCATACTGGTCAGCAACTTTGCCACACCGGTAACCCAAAAGTCGCAACTAGCTGGCTTTTCAACGCGCTAGTCGACCACTGGACCAAACTAGTTGACGAATATTGTACAAGTTGAGCAGCAAGAACCTTTGCGTTTTAACTAGTCAACACAAGTTATGCCTACTAGTTAACCAGAGACGGCCAAATGTTTGCAGTTGTCAACCAGTGCGCTCTCAAAGTTAAGCTAGTAAATACTAAAACGCTCATTTTGTCACGTCTAGTTAACTTGCTCTTTTAGTGTGAATATTTGGGGCCTTACTAGTTACAGCTGCAAGAATATTCGTCCTCCTTGGTTGTTTTTCTATATTACAACCGGAAATTTAATTAGATTAATAATTTGACAATGAAAACGCACCAGAATAATTAAgttaaatgggggaaaaaacaagtatgaaatgttttttaaaaatataaaactgtaaagCGGGGCACTTGGATGTACAGTATTTACCTCTTTGCTTTGACGCTCAAAACATTCCCCTCAGAAGCctcataattagttaaataagatccagaATCAACACCTCCAAGgtctaccaccaagcaagagacatcatgaagaccaaggaactctgcGCACAGGTCGGAGACGAGAGTTGGGCAGAAGATCGGCTCAGGGATGGGTTGTAGAAAAAGTATCCCAAACCTTGAACATCCCATTGAGCTCCATTAGGAAATTGGATCATTCCACCTTAataaacctgccaagagagggctgtccaccaaaactcataaggtaactttgaattttatggcagcaacacatctcaaacaagttgggacaggagcaacaaaaggccgtaaaagtaagtggtacgaataagaaacagctggaggacaaatttGCAACAAATTAGGTTAAATAAGAGACAGGTCAGAGGAACGGGACGGCCTGTTTTATCAGCGCACAGTTCAaaatcctgcctctctgatggtatgggggtgcattagtgcctatagCATGGGCAGCTTGCATATCTGGCACagtcaatgcagaaaagtaatGCAGGTTTTAggacaacatctgctcccatcctgcaaataaaaatcaaagaagtAATAGGACTGTTGAACAGTCAGCATCCTCCATCAGACAGGAATGGGATAAAATTCCCTTATTTTGAGAtgtaaattcaaaatgacctaatcttttcaaaaatattgGTCCAATTTGCAACTGATGcatttactgtgttccattgtgaataaaatatgggtttatttgatttccaaatcctcacagtctgtttttattgacattttgcacaatgttcCAGCCTCCTCAGAACCGGGGGTTGCAAAATAGCTGACTGGTATGACTGCTGCTTCAGCTAGTTGGGAAAAAGTGCCACTAGTAAAAGGGGTTGTTGAACCAGACTGGTGGACAAGACTGAAGGTTGATATGAAGGCTATGGAATAAATAGACAAAGGGCTTGCCATAAGGATAGAACTCCCATTCTCCAGAGCTTGAGCCACTACAAAACAAGAGGCAGAGATACTTCTGACCACTCAGTCTCTCACACAGACAATGCAACATGCTGGCTGTGGTTATGttggttctgttctgcagcaGGTTCGGCAGAGCCCAGGTCCAGCCACCCGCCCCCCCGGCAACAGGTCAGACTGCGCAACAAGAACATAAGTGacctgttttgtgtgtgtgtttaagttcTGATGTCATTTTCCCATTCAGAGCCCCCATTCCCTTCAGCAGGCACAGCACCACGTCGCGCGCCCTGCTTTGTGGATGACATCCTCGCAGCGCTGCGCGAGGCGGAGAGGGATGATGGAGACCCCACACACAACGGTCGGGCTTTGTTTGGACTCTGTGCGGTTCCCGAGGACTCACCCCGCTCGGTTTTATCAGAACTCGCCGAGGAAATAAGAAGAAACCAAGCGGAAGGGGTGGAGGTTTTGCATCCGGCTGCAGGTAAGACTGAGTTACaaattgcagttttttatttatttatttggagcCTCTTTGAGGACGTTGAGGATACTATTTGTGCGCAGGGAGAGGAAAGTAGTATATTGCgcgcacaaacaaacaattctgGTGCTCCGTGGAAGCTTTCTGGTGCGCACCAAATCGTTTTTACGCACAAGAGAATATCTGCGCCGGTAATGTTCTGTGTTGAAAACTGGAAATGAGAGATTTAATGAAATCATATTTCAATTTCAAACTTGCCTACAGAGTCATTGGAGCTTTGTTTGCCAGTGAAGTCTGATTTGTTTCGGCACCTAGTTGATCGTGGAACTGACTCTTTGGATGAACATATaatgaactggaaaaaaagggggataAAATAACTAGACTCACAAGGAGTGGAACTCTGGAGAACCTGAAGTCTCCATCAGGGCTCCAGCATCTGGCATTTAGACTCCTGGGACCAGAAAGGgtactattattattttacttttggtCCAGATCTGCCTCTATTTAGGTTTATTCTTTTGAAAAGGTGCACTGGGTGCAGGTAATGACTTTTTACTCCATCTCCTAATCAGCTGTgtcacagatgtgttttttttttctcattatggTGCAAactaacagactgacacagtCTCTGGAGACTGGTCTGCGCTCGGCACGTGCGTAATTTATGCTCAGATGGAGACCAAGAGCTCCATATCAACAGATGCCGTGATAGTAACTGTTGGTATGGAGCTGGGTCTGACTTGTGTCCaggattttacattttaggctattttttaaaagaccaaGAGATGCAGGAGAGGCTGGAGGAAAAAGGAGAGGAGCGGAAGGATAAAAGTGTTACAGACTGATGGTTTAAAGAGGTGAAAAAGAGGAAAGTGTTAGTTTGTGTGCACAGGAAActgatttatttgtatttcttcaATGTCTCCTGGAAACTTCataggtattttttttaatgtatcatGTCTTATTTTCTTCATTAGTGCTTAtgtcagaagaagaagagcaagaAACCATCACGATCACCTTTGACCTTCCCCAGTCCCCCGTACTGAAGCTGAAACCAGTGCTGCTCTTAGTGTTTGAAAGCCCCCTTACAGCTGGAGAACTGGGTGTCGCTTTCAGTAGCCAGTCTCTACAGCCAACCATACAGGTAAGAGTAAAAACTCtgctgtggggaaaaaaatgttatttatggAGAGCagtgttggggaaaaaaacaaacaaagaaaccccTAAGGCTATAAAACGTGCAGATTTGAGTTTATGGCACCTTATTCTGACCACAAGTTTCCTTTTCCAGTCTGCCTGCATTTCAGAAGGAACGCAGTACATCCTACTGACAGCAAAACCATCGGAGGGCGATGTGGAGCAGAAATGGACGATTTCAGTTGAGCCCAAATCCCCTGATATGAGTAGGACATCTTTCTGTTTCTCGTTTGATTGTCTTGTTTCACGTGCAGCCCTCCTCACATTTCCTCTCATCACAGAGCAAAACCTGAAAGACGTCTTTATTGGCGGAAAACCAGGAAGTAGCGTCCGCATGGCTCCActtctgcttttctctgcaggaaaGGGAACAGATGCGAGgttgcttttgtatttttacgtTTCCGCTTTTGACGTTGAGGTTTGTCACGCTTGGTCCTCGGTGacgtctctgtctctctgtgtcagacaaacaaacggcTCCAGCTCGGCGTCGGCCTTGCCGCAGACCTCCTTCCTCTGTGAGCTGAGACGCTTCCTGGATGCCGTGCTGCCTCAGGACCACCCCAGGCCCCCGCTGATTCGACTGGACTCCCTCCGGTCCCTGCCGCCCCTGACCCTTGGCCCTGCCTCCAGCGAGATCCTCCTGGCAGGAATCATCAACTCCTCTGCCCCTACTATCTTCTCCTTCGACAGCTGGGGCGCCAGGTTCCCGGTTTGTTTCGGGCGGCTGGCCCTCTCCCCGGCTCTGTTAGAGGAGCTCGGGCAGAAGTTGGAGGAGAGTAAGATGCAGATGATGGAGCTGGTAAAAGAGAAGAGGGTTCCTCAGAGAGCCGCAGAGAAGCTGGAGAGGCTTAAAGAACTCGGTGCTTTTCAGAGgatggaagcagcagcagatggtgTGTAGATGACGACTGTAGACTATCATGTGACCTATGGAGCTCGTTCAGTGACTTCACCAAGACTCTTTCTTTGCCATGTTGCTGTGTATAGTTCCCATTTCAGCTTACAACAACGAATCACATGACCTATGTGTACTTGAGACCTTGGACGGCAAAATGTCGTTTTGATTCTTGTTAAAAGCAAGTCatttctcactaaaaccagcaaaatagtCGTCTCTTGCTCAACGGTGGCCTGTAAAAACAACCACCCCTCTTCCGTCACATCTAGTAGCCCTCTGTGTGTTAAAATAACGTGGGTAAAAGTTCAAAAAGAGCTTGATTCGCCAACACTCTGCCAGGTTGCCATCACAAACATAAAACCCAAAGCAAGGGCAGCAAAGAAGtcctttaaaataagttttatttgctGTCAGTCTCACATTAACAAAGCCCAACCTGGTTTGGTTAGTCTTAAGCTTTGGGGTTTATTCCACCCGAGCGGTAAAGGCTGGCGAGTGACGAGTCTGCACGCCAATAACAGGTGCCAGCCAGGTGTAGACGGGGTCTAAAGAACACTGGAGAACAAATTGACCAGGATTTCAGCTCCCTACCTGCTGAACACGCCTCCACATGTCCCTGACTGCCTCCGTCCTAAAGAGCGAGGTCCTGGTGTCCTGCTTTGAGAGGTTTGCTGTGCTGGTGATTTACACCTCGGGCTTAAAACTCAGTCTCCAGTGTTCGCCCTGGCCTTTGCCTTAGAGAAAACCAACTACGAGTGCTAACGCTTTGATAAATACACGCAGCACTTTGGAACGTCCCTGCCGTCTACCATGGTGCAAAAACAAGTCTTAGTGACATCCCTGAACAGGCTCGGATGGAGCCCAGGACTGATTGAgcctgctgagaaaaaaaagaccacttttcagttctgctgtttgtttttgttttcttgaacaGGAGAGAGCCAGTACTGTGCATTCCTTCTGCTGAAGGCCCTGCAGACCGTGGCCCATACGTACACCATGCAGAGGAGGCTGAGGGCCACCAGAGCGGACTCCAGCAGTCCCCCGAGGGCCTACATCTGCGGGTTGCGGAGCCTCACCGTGTCCTTCGAGAACCTCTTCCTGAGTCCAAAGAACGCCGACATCAACAACTGCCAAGGCTCGTGTGCGTTCCCCCTGACCAGCGGCAACAACCACGCCGTCCTGCTCAACTCCCACATCGAGGGCGGCCACGCGGGCGAGCGGGCGCCGTGCTGCGTGCCCGTGGCCTACGACCCCATGCACGTCATAGACTGGAACAACGAGGGCAGCGTTCTCTCCCTCAAGCAGGACATGATCGCTACGGAGTGTGGCTGTCGCTAAAACATACTTTCACTTTTAATAATCACTGatcggggaaaaaaaaaggagggaatctttactttattgtccgattttttttgcatgcagtCAATCTTTGTACAACAGGTGAATTTatgttatttacaaatattccTTTAAGACTTTTTCTTACAACACAAATGATGCACGATAAACTGAATACATGAACATTTCACTTAAATCTATAATCTTGAATTATTTTCCTATAAATCACAGATGATTTATGCAATATTAATAAGATAATTATAGATAGTGTTTTAGGACGTCTCGGTTTGATTCAGTACTTTTTTCATTGTGTGTTGAGCTGCTATTTAGATTTGTTGATGTCAAAATCAGAATTATAAAATTATTAGATATTACAAATAATATAACCTCATATTGCTTCTCAATATATCATTTCTTGTTAGATTAATTAAATTGTGCTCTCaagatatttttcaaaataaaatgtacaaacccAGTAAACTAgtattttagagattttagtATTTAGTATATTTTAGTATTTATCGCTTCGTTCTTCTAACACAAATTAgatgtttgaacattttactCTTTAGGTTTTGGTTTCAggattgccttgttgctgattGGCTTTTTCCTTCGTCTTATTGCTCCGACTTCTTCGGCTCCCCACCAGCTCACCAAACTGTCCCACATGGGAATCTGAAAGCAGACAACGCGTCGTCTGTAGtctgacatttaaatttaaaaaaaaaagaagattttggTGTCAGTTCTCTTCATAAATTTTACAAATCTGCAAGGATTTGTAACAAAATTACAGACCTAACATTTACTGAAGGACTGCAtttcgcccactgcctttcatgcaagagttttacactaagatcatcttatgttgagaaatgacaaagctgttgccattttgatcaaaccttaaaaataatcttatgaTAGGCAAtaggaaatgactctcagctactaccacagccgattttagctcagtatctgtaaaattgactgtgttatagccatttttgtgttttctaagatcattCGGTTTttggggccatcttgaattgtgtcatctccaaaagttaatcagcggTAGAAGTATGTCTGAgaattgtttcctgaaagtttcatttaaatccgtcAAATgctttatgggatattttgctaacagacagatagttGACTCTAACTCGTTAGCAGCAAAATcttttagtgctcagaatgtACGTGGGGGATCAATTTCAGCTACTAGGCCTATATCTGTAAagctggctgaattatagccagatttgtgttttctaagactagttagatgtggcggccatcttgaatcaggttggctccaaaggatAATCAGTGTTTGATGCATAGCTGGTAGTTACATTCTggaaaattcattaaaatttgtccagtggtttgtaaGATATTTCATTAACGGACAGACACAGACATAAATATTTAGCCTTTTGGTGGCTGGCGATAAAAACATtagagttttactttaaataaaactgtaaaagcaTGTTATTTATAACACACCATTATCTGATCTAATTTAAAAGGTAACCATGGTATAAATGATCTGAAGCTTACTTTGCACAAACAGGTAAAGCATGAGTCAGCGATATATTCACTGTTGAAGTGTAGCACCATCAGGCAGCTCCACTGAACAGAAACTAATTAATTACAGGTGGATTCTGTGGCGTTTAGTTAATCGCCACAGattaattagaaataaaagcagagggATTAATCGAAACTTTCAAAGTAGGCCTAATTGCAGATGACAAAATCTGTAAATAGCCATAAATTCTGAACAACTCTTGAGGATCTCACTTCTCATAAAACATTAGGCTTCGGATGAAACAGTGTTCCAGAGGCCAAGCTTACCTGAGGAAAAGAGCCGTTCTGCAGGCCGTCGAAGAACGTACCCGTCTCCTCAACCAAATAATCCAGAGCGTCTaggaaacaaaatcataaaacgCTCAAAGTGGACACTGAGAGTGCGAAGTTACGCTGAAGGAAGCAACAGAAGAATTCAACAAAGTAGTGAGGCAGAAGTAAAGCGTCTCTGTTCTGACACAGATTACAGACTGTCTGTCATCCCGGGACGATGGCGAGCGCTCACCGTGCACTTCGTTTACCCCTGAGCTCACCAGCATTACAACCAGAGCCACCACTAAGCAGCGGTTCATCGTTAGTCCCTTCCACGGATT
The Kryptolebias marmoratus isolate JLee-2015 linkage group LG24, ASM164957v2, whole genome shotgun sequence DNA segment above includes these coding regions:
- the amh gene encoding muellerian-inhibiting factor isoform X1, giving the protein MLAVVMLVLFCSRFGRAQVQPPAPPATEPPFPSAGTAPRRAPCFVDDILAALREAERDDGDPTHNGRALFGLCAVPEDSPRSVLSELAEEIRRNQAEGVEVLHPAAVLMSEEEEQETITITFDLPQSPVLKLKPVLLLVFESPLTAGELGVAFSSQSLQPTIQSACISEGTQYILLTAKPSEGDVEQKWTISVEPKSPDMKQNLKDVFIGGKPGSSVRMAPLLLFSAGKGTDARQTNGSSSASALPQTSFLCELRRFLDAVLPQDHPRPPLIRLDSLRSLPPLTLGPASSEILLAGIINSSAPTIFSFDSWGARFPVCFGRLALSPALLEELGQKLEESKMQMMELVKEKRVPQRAAEKLERLKELGAFQRMEAAADGESQYCAFLLLKALQTVAHTYTMQRRLRATRADSSSPPRAYICGLRSLTVSFENLFLSPKNADINNCQGSCAFPLTSGNNHAVLLNSHIEGGHAGERAPCCVPVAYDPMHVIDWNNEGSVLSLKQDMIATECGCR
- the amh gene encoding muellerian-inhibiting factor (The RefSeq protein has 4 substitutions compared to this genomic sequence), which translates into the protein MYHVLFSSLVLMSEEEEQETITITFDLPQSPVLKLKPVLLLVFESPLTAGELGVAFSSQSLQPTIQVRVKTLLWGKKCYLWRAVLGKKTNKETPKAIKRADLSLWHLILTTSFLFQSACISEGTQYILLTAKPSEGDVEQKWTISVEPKSPDMSRTSFCFSFDCLVSRAALLTFPLITEQNLKDVFIGGKPGSSVRMAPLLLFSAGKGTDARLLLYFYVAAFDVEVCHAWSSVTSLSLCVRQTNGSSSASALPQTSFLCELRRFLDAVLPQDHPRPPLTRLDSLRSLPPLTLGPASSEILLAGIINSSAPTIFSFDSWGARFPVCFGRLALSPALLEELGQKLEESKMQMMELVKEKRVPQRAAEKLERLKELGAFQRMEAAADGESQYCAFLLLKALQTVAHTYTMQRRLRATRADSSSPPRAYICGLRSLTVSFEDLFLSPKNADINNCQGSCAFPLTSGNNHAVLLNSHIEGGHAGERAPCCVPVAYDPMHVIDWNNEGSVLSLKQNMIATECGCR